The following proteins come from a genomic window of Alnus glutinosa chromosome 10, dhAlnGlut1.1, whole genome shotgun sequence:
- the LOC133880716 gene encoding rust resistance kinase Lr10-like has product MLGKSKANGQDFISEVATIGRIHHVNVVQLIGFCVEGSKQALVYEFMPNGSLNKYIFSPEVCTLLSYDQMYDIALGVARGIEYLHQGCDMQILHFDIKPHNILFDENFTPKISDFGLAKLYPVNDSIVSLTAARGTLGYMAPELFYKNIGGVSYKADVYSFGMLLMEMAGRRKNINAFAEHSSQIYFPTWVYDQLQNGNDEEILEDATEEEKKIGNKMIIVALWCIQMKPNDRPSMKKVVQMLEGDVECLQMPSKPFLSSLDQIVADGGENLNQSNESSQSSQF; this is encoded by the coding sequence ATGTTAGGTAAGTCCAAAGCTAACGGACAAGATTTTATAAGCGAAGTTGCAACCATTGGAAGGATTCACCATGTTAATGTAGTGCAACTCATTGGTTTTTGCGTCGAAGGATCGAAACAAGCTCTTGTATATGAGTTCATGCCTAATGGTTCCctaaataaatacatattttcGCCAGAAGTATGCACGCTCCTAAGCTATGATCAAATGTATGATATAGCTCTAGGAGTGGCTCGTGGGATTGAATATTTACATCAAGGATGTGACATGCAAATTTTACATTTTGATATCAAGCCTCACAACATTCtttttgatgaaaattttacTCCCAAGATTTCTGACTTCGGACTAGCAAAATTATATCCAGTAAATGACAGCATTGTTTCTTTGACTGCTGCAAGAGGGACATTAGGATACATGGCTCCAGAGTTGTTctacaaaaacattggaggtGTCTCATACAAAGCTGATGTTTATAGTTTTGGAATGTTATTGATGGAAATGGCTGGTAGAAGAAAGAACATAAATGCATTTGCAGAACACTCAAGCCAAATATACTTCCCTACTTGGGTTTATGACCAATTGCAAAATGGAAACGATGAAGAAATATTGGAAGACGCCACagaggaggaaaagaaaataggcAATAAGATGATCATTGTTGCATTATGGTGTATACAAATGAAGCCTAATGATCGCCCTTCAATGAAAAAAGTTGTTCAAATGCTTGAAGGAGATGTTGAATGCTTACAAATGCCTTCCAAGCCTTTCCTCTCATCACTAGACCAAATCGTAGCAGATGGTGGAGAAAATTTGAAtcaatcaaatgaatcaagtcaatcatctcaattttaa
- the LOC133878944 gene encoding putative RING-H2 finger protein ATL21A, with amino-acid sequence MARGMGLAALIVVLVLVHQTCNTTAKDHCPPSSCGSILNISYPFRLTSDSKNCGDQRYNLSCENNQTLVLHLYHIGRYYVQQINYTDYTIRVVDPGIALNANDQYYSFIPRYLLDFKNFSSGDPYQSTYAHVVYFVKCEKPVNFQYHLNISACIEDGVYSKSKRYTYALFGYYRAAVKLGDLCQVEQISFTSLLGRYSYYHNEDLRNISCTDFHNELLRGFELSWKRDG; translated from the coding sequence ATGGCAAGAGGAATGGGACTGGCGGCCCTTATTGTTGTTCTTGTCCTAGTTCATCAAACTTGCAATACTACTGCAAAAGATCATTGTCCTCCTTCTTCCTGCGGCTCCATCCTTAACATAAGCTATCCGTTTCGATTAACGAGCGATTCAAAAAACTGCGGAGATCAAAGGTATAATCTTTCATGTGAGAACAACCAAACACTAGTGTTACACTTATATCATATTGGAAGATACTACGTACAACAAATCAATTACACCGACTACACAATTCGTGTTGTAGACCCAGGTATTGCACTAAATGCTAATGATCAGTACTACTCCTTCATCCCTCGTTATTTACTAGACTTCAAGAATTTCAGTTCAGGGGATCCATATCAATCAACATATGCTCATGTAGTGTATTTCGTGAAATGTGAAAAGCCAGTGAATTTTCAGTATCATCTTAACATCTCTGCTTGCATTGAGGATGGAGTGTATTCTAAGTCCAAAAGGTATACATATGCTCTATTCGGGTATTATCGTGCTGCAGTGAAGTTGGGGGACTTGTGCCAAGTAGAGCAAATATCTTTCACATCCCTGTTAGGTCGTTATTCTTATTATCATAATGAAGACTTGAGAAATATTTCCTGTACAGACTTCCACAATGAATTGCTACGGGGTTTTGAGCTTTCCTGGAAACGAGATGGT